In the Variovorax sp. S12S4 genome, one interval contains:
- a CDS encoding IclR family transcriptional regulator encodes MNEAGSKEEVSALGRGLALLKVIGMSAAPMSNRELADTTGLPKATVSRLTATLVNAGYLRQSQDSERFSLGPALLDMSSRYLRHFDLRTVARPHLAELSEFAGASVHVAVRDDLDMLVIDSLRPRSALISSRLDVGTRMSIVTSAAGRASLAALPEAERAAVLEKIQQESGESWASIEPRLMAGLDEYARLGYCSSFGEWHPHIHALGFALQGPHGERYGVSCGGPAYLLSKDMMLSRVAPRLLEVAKRISAETGVIGAD; translated from the coding sequence ATGAATGAAGCGGGGAGCAAAGAAGAAGTCAGCGCACTGGGCCGGGGTCTGGCCCTGCTCAAGGTCATCGGGATGTCGGCGGCGCCGATGAGCAATCGGGAACTGGCCGACACCACGGGCCTTCCCAAGGCCACGGTGTCGCGCCTTACGGCCACGTTGGTGAATGCGGGGTATCTGCGGCAGTCGCAGGACAGCGAGCGCTTCAGCCTGGGCCCGGCGCTGCTCGACATGAGCAGCCGCTATCTCCGTCATTTCGACCTGCGCACGGTGGCCAGGCCCCACCTGGCGGAGTTGTCCGAATTTGCGGGCGCGAGCGTTCATGTGGCTGTGCGCGACGATCTCGACATGCTCGTCATCGATTCGCTGCGCCCGCGGTCGGCGCTGATCAGCTCGCGGCTGGACGTCGGCACCCGCATGAGCATCGTCACTTCGGCCGCGGGCCGTGCTTCCCTTGCGGCGCTGCCCGAGGCCGAGCGGGCGGCGGTGCTCGAGAAGATCCAGCAGGAAAGCGGCGAAAGCTGGGCCTCCATCGAACCCCGCCTGATGGCCGGGCTCGACGAATACGCCCGCCTGGGCTACTGCAGCTCGTTCGGCGAATGGCATCCGCACATTCATGCCCTTGGCTTCGCCTTGCAAGGGCCGCACGGTGAGCGCTACGGCGTGAGCTGCGGCGGCCCCGCCTATCTGCTGTCGAAAGACATGATGCTCTCGCGCGTTGCGCCGCGTTTGCTCGAGGTTGCCAAGCGCATCTCGGCGGAAACCGGCGTCATCGGCGCGGACTGA
- a CDS encoding GntR family transcriptional regulator has product MSAVTLTPRALYEEVAELLRQRIFRRELEPGSWIDELKLAEEYGISRTPLREALKVLAAEGLVTMKVRRGAYVTEVSEQDLADVYHLLSLLESDAAGVVAERATDAQRAELKALHAELEAAGAPGKENREHFFALNERFHMRLLAIANNKWRDQMVADLRKVMKLNRHNSLLKEGRIAESLAEHRSMMAAIEARDATAAMARMREHFRNGLEAAV; this is encoded by the coding sequence ATGTCCGCCGTCACCCTTACCCCGCGCGCCCTCTATGAAGAGGTGGCCGAGCTGCTGCGCCAGCGGATCTTCCGCCGCGAGCTCGAGCCCGGCAGCTGGATCGACGAACTCAAGCTGGCCGAGGAATACGGCATCAGCCGCACCCCGCTGCGCGAAGCCTTGAAAGTGCTGGCAGCCGAGGGCTTGGTGACCATGAAGGTGCGGCGCGGTGCCTACGTCACCGAAGTGTCGGAGCAAGACCTGGCGGATGTGTACCACCTGCTCTCGCTGCTGGAGAGCGACGCCGCCGGCGTGGTGGCCGAGCGTGCCACCGATGCCCAGCGCGCGGAGCTGAAGGCGCTGCACGCCGAGCTGGAGGCCGCCGGCGCGCCGGGCAAGGAAAACCGCGAGCACTTCTTTGCGCTGAACGAGCGCTTTCACATGCGCCTTTTGGCCATTGCCAACAACAAGTGGCGCGACCAGATGGTGGCCGACCTGCGCAAGGTGATGAAGCTCAACCGCCACAACTCGCTGCTCAAGGAAGGCCGCATCGCCGAATCGCTGGCGGAGCACCGATCGATGATGGCGGCCATCGAGGCGCGCGACGCCACCGCCGCCATGGCGCGCATGCGCGAGCACTTCAGGAACGGCTTGGAAGCCGCGGTCTAG
- the scpA gene encoding methylmalonyl-CoA mutase gives MSSTPQPTFKPANLDDWAKAAAKSAPGGDLNALNWLTPDGITVKPLYTAADLHGLKYTDTLPGFEPYLRGPQATMYAVRPWTIRQYAGFSTAEESNAFYRKALAAGGQGVSVAFDLATHRGYDSDHPRVTGDVGKAGVAIDSVEDMKILFDQIPLDKVSVSMTMNGAVLPVLAGYVVAAEEQGVAQDQLSGTIQNDILKEFMVRNTYIFPPAPSMRIIGDIIEYTAQKMPKFNSISISGYHMQEAGANQALELAFTLADGKEYVKTALAKGLDVDGFAGRLSFFWAIGMNFYLEVAKMRAARLLWCRIMKEFNPKNPKSLMLRTHCQTSGWSLTEQDPYNNVVRTTIEAMAAVFGGTQSLHTNALDEAIALPTEFSARIARNTQLIIQEETHITNVIDPWAGSYMMEKLTQDMADAAWAIIEEVEAMGGMTKAVDSGWAKLKIEAAAAEKQARIDSGKDVIVGVNKYKLKTEDAIDSLSIDNVKVREQQVARLQKIRSSRDTAKVQTALDALTEAADNGTGNLLALSIDAVRLRATVGEISDALEKSFGRHRADTQKVTGVYAAAYDSAEGWEALKTEINAFAEEQGRRPRVMISKLGQDGHDRGAKVVATAFADLGFDVDMGPLFQTPEECARQAIENDVHAVGVSTLAAGHKTLVPAIINELKKQGADDIIVFVGGVIPRQDYDFLYEAGVKGIYGPGTPIPASAKDVLEQIRAAVSA, from the coding sequence ATGAGCAGCACACCCCAACCCACCTTCAAGCCTGCCAACCTCGACGACTGGGCCAAGGCCGCCGCCAAGTCGGCGCCGGGTGGCGACCTGAATGCGCTCAACTGGCTCACGCCCGACGGCATTACCGTAAAGCCGCTCTATACCGCCGCCGACCTGCACGGCCTGAAGTACACCGACACGCTCCCGGGCTTCGAGCCCTACCTGCGCGGCCCGCAGGCCACCATGTACGCGGTGCGCCCGTGGACCATCCGCCAGTACGCGGGCTTTTCGACGGCCGAGGAGTCGAACGCCTTCTACCGCAAGGCCTTGGCCGCGGGCGGGCAGGGTGTGAGCGTGGCTTTCGACCTGGCGACCCACCGCGGCTACGACAGCGACCATCCGCGCGTGACGGGCGACGTGGGCAAGGCCGGCGTGGCCATCGATTCGGTCGAGGACATGAAGATCCTGTTCGACCAGATCCCGCTCGACAAGGTGAGCGTGTCCATGACGATGAACGGCGCCGTGCTGCCGGTGCTGGCGGGCTACGTGGTTGCGGCCGAAGAGCAGGGCGTGGCGCAGGACCAGCTGAGCGGAACCATCCAGAACGACATCCTCAAGGAGTTCATGGTCCGCAACACCTACATTTTTCCGCCCGCGCCGAGCATGCGGATCATCGGCGACATCATCGAGTACACGGCGCAGAAGATGCCCAAGTTCAACTCGATCTCGATCAGCGGTTATCACATGCAGGAGGCCGGCGCCAACCAGGCGCTGGAGCTGGCCTTCACGCTGGCCGACGGCAAGGAATACGTGAAGACCGCGCTGGCCAAGGGCCTGGACGTCGACGGCTTTGCCGGGCGCCTGAGCTTCTTCTGGGCCATTGGCATGAACTTCTACCTCGAAGTGGCCAAGATGCGCGCGGCGCGCCTCTTGTGGTGCCGCATCATGAAGGAGTTCAACCCCAAGAACCCCAAGAGCCTGATGCTGCGCACCCACTGCCAGACCTCGGGCTGGAGCCTCACCGAGCAGGACCCATACAACAACGTGGTGCGCACCACCATCGAGGCGATGGCCGCGGTGTTCGGCGGCACGCAAAGCCTGCATACCAACGCGCTCGACGAAGCAATTGCGCTGCCCACCGAATTCAGCGCGCGCATCGCACGCAACACGCAGCTCATCATCCAGGAAGAAACGCACATCACCAATGTGATCGATCCCTGGGCCGGCAGCTACATGATGGAGAAGCTCACGCAGGACATGGCCGATGCGGCGTGGGCCATCATCGAAGAAGTCGAAGCCATGGGCGGCATGACCAAGGCGGTGGACAGCGGCTGGGCCAAGCTCAAGATCGAGGCGGCCGCCGCCGAGAAGCAGGCGCGCATCGACTCGGGCAAGGACGTGATCGTGGGCGTCAACAAGTACAAGCTCAAGACCGAAGACGCCATCGACAGCCTCTCCATCGACAACGTGAAGGTGCGCGAGCAGCAGGTGGCCCGCCTGCAGAAGATCCGCTCTTCGCGCGACACCGCCAAGGTGCAGACTGCGCTGGATGCGCTGACCGAGGCCGCCGACAACGGCACCGGCAACCTGCTCGCGCTCAGCATCGATGCGGTGCGCCTGCGCGCCACGGTGGGCGAGATTTCCGACGCGCTTGAAAAATCATTCGGCCGCCATCGGGCCGACACGCAAAAGGTGACCGGTGTGTACGCTGCTGCCTATGACTCCGCCGAGGGCTGGGAAGCCCTCAAGACCGAGATCAACGCCTTTGCCGAAGAGCAGGGGCGTCGTCCGCGCGTGATGATCTCCAAGCTGGGGCAGGACGGGCACGACCGCGGCGCCAAGGTGGTGGCCACTGCCTTTGCCGACCTGGGCTTCGACGTCGACATGGGGCCGCTCTTCCAGACGCCCGAAGAGTGCGCGCGCCAGGCCATCGAGAACGACGTGCATGCCGTGGGCGTGAGCACCCTTGCGGCCGGCCACAAGACGCTTGTGCCGGCCATCATCAACGAGCTGAAGAAGCAGGGTGCAGACGACATCATCGTGTTTGTCGGCGGCGTGATTCCGCGGCAGGACTACGACTTTCTCTACGAGGCCGGCGTGAAGGGCATCTACGGCCCTGGCACGCCGATTCCCGCCAGCGCGAAAGACGTGCTGGAGCAGATTCGCGCGGCGGTCTCGGCCTGA
- a CDS encoding GNAT family N-acetyltransferase, producing MGDLLSRLSLQPVDSSDFEAMLALRVDAMRPSLERVGRFDPARSRERLQAGFVVPYMHHIVLDRDLRIGFVTLKPEDSDALRLDHLYLRTGFQGLGIGEWVLQWAKSQAREQGMDIKLTALVQSDANRFYVRHGFVLEGEEGVDLHYRWRVASEDAC from the coding sequence GTGGGCGATCTTTTGTCGCGGCTGTCGCTGCAGCCCGTTGATTCCAGCGATTTCGAAGCCATGCTGGCCTTGCGCGTCGATGCGATGCGCCCCAGCCTGGAGCGCGTCGGGCGCTTCGACCCCGCGCGTTCACGCGAACGGCTCCAGGCCGGCTTCGTCGTGCCCTACATGCATCACATCGTGCTCGACCGCGACCTGCGCATCGGCTTTGTCACGCTCAAGCCCGAAGACTCCGATGCGCTGCGGCTCGACCATCTGTACCTGCGCACCGGCTTCCAGGGCCTGGGCATTGGCGAATGGGTACTGCAATGGGCCAAGTCGCAGGCGCGCGAGCAAGGGATGGACATCAAGCTCACCGCGCTGGTGCAAAGCGACGCCAACCGCTTCTATGTGCGGCATGGCTTTGTGCTCGAGGGCGAAGAGGGCGTCGACCTGCACTACCGCTGGCGCGTGGCCTCGGAGGATGCGTGCTGA
- the meaB gene encoding methylmalonyl Co-A mutase-associated GTPase MeaB has translation MLKQAEALERAIAEPEGMAQRRAIAKAITLLESTRADHRAQADELLTALLPRTGNSFRLGISGVPGVGKSTFIETLGLLLIGKGHRVAVLTIDPSSTVSGGSILGDKTRMERLSVHERAYIRPSPSSGTLGGVAEKTREAMLVCEAAGYDIVIVETVGVGQSETAVAGMTDMFVLMQLPNAGDDLQAIKKGVMELADLVVINKADIDKDAATRAQAQITSALRLFGHQGNPDHAHAVHDAHSGAEVRFWLPKVLQLSALAGTGVDAFWDAVTQFRQLQTANGKLAKRREKQATAWMWERIDAGLKQAFRQHAQVRELLPQLTRQVAEGSLPASTAARQLLAAAAITARP, from the coding sequence GTGCTGAAGCAGGCCGAGGCACTCGAACGCGCCATTGCCGAGCCGGAGGGCATGGCACAGCGCCGCGCCATCGCCAAGGCCATTACGCTGCTCGAATCCACCCGCGCCGACCACCGCGCGCAAGCCGATGAACTGCTCACCGCATTGCTGCCGCGCACCGGCAATTCATTTCGCCTTGGCATCTCCGGCGTGCCGGGTGTCGGCAAGTCGACCTTCATCGAGACGCTGGGCCTGCTGCTGATCGGCAAGGGCCACCGCGTGGCGGTGCTCACCATCGATCCTTCATCCACCGTTTCGGGCGGTTCCATCCTCGGCGACAAGACGCGCATGGAACGGCTCTCGGTGCATGAGCGCGCCTACATCCGCCCGAGCCCGTCGAGCGGCACGCTGGGCGGCGTGGCCGAGAAAACGCGCGAAGCCATGCTGGTGTGCGAAGCCGCGGGCTACGACATCGTCATTGTCGAAACCGTGGGCGTGGGCCAGAGCGAAACCGCCGTGGCCGGCATGACCGACATGTTCGTGCTGATGCAGCTGCCCAACGCGGGCGACGACCTGCAGGCCATCAAGAAGGGCGTGATGGAGCTGGCCGACCTGGTCGTCATCAACAAGGCCGACATCGACAAGGATGCCGCCACGCGTGCGCAGGCGCAGATCACCTCTGCCCTGCGCCTGTTCGGCCACCAGGGCAACCCGGACCATGCGCATGCGGTGCATGACGCGCACAGCGGCGCCGAGGTTCGCTTCTGGCTGCCCAAGGTGCTGCAATTGAGCGCGCTGGCGGGTACCGGCGTCGATGCCTTCTGGGACGCCGTCACGCAGTTCAGGCAACTGCAGACCGCGAATGGCAAGCTCGCCAAGCGCCGCGAGAAGCAGGCCACGGCGTGGATGTGGGAGCGCATCGACGCCGGCCTCAAGCAGGCATTCAGGCAGCACGCGCAAGTGCGCGAGCTGCTGCCGCAACTCACCCGGCAAGTGGCAGAGGGCTCGCTTCCCGCATCGACCGCGGCGCGCCAGCTGCTTGCGGCAGCGGCCATCACCGCCAGGCCATGA
- a CDS encoding acyl-CoA carboxylase subunit beta, which produces MQELIEQLEKRRAQARLGGGQKRIDAQHAKGKLTARERIELLLDDNTFEEWDMFVEHRSVDFGMAEQKIPGDGVVTGYGMINGRLVFVYSQDFTVFGGALSEAHAEKICKVMDQAMKVGAPVIGLNDSGGARIQEGVASLGGYADVFQRNVMASGVVPQISMIMGPCAGGAVYSPAMTDFIFMVKDSSYMFVTGPDVVKTVTHETVTAEELGGAITHTTRSGVADMAFENDVEALMMLRRLYNYLPLNNREKPPVRLGNNGQGDPADRPDYSLDTLVPDNPNKPYDIKELILKVVDDGDFFELQPDYAKNIVIGFARMEGQTVGIVANQPLVLAGCLDIKSSIKAARFVRFCDAFNIPVVSFVDVPGFMPGTGQEYGGIIKHGAKLLYAYAECTVPKITVITRKAYGGAYDVMASKHLRGDVNLAWPRAEIAVMGAKGAVEIIFREDKNDPEKLAAREAEYKARFANPYVASARGYIDDVILPHETRKRICRSLVMLREKKLENPWRKHGNIPL; this is translated from the coding sequence ATGCAAGAACTGATCGAACAACTCGAAAAGCGCCGCGCTCAGGCGCGCCTTGGCGGCGGACAGAAGCGCATCGACGCGCAGCACGCCAAGGGCAAGCTCACGGCACGCGAACGCATCGAGCTGCTGCTGGACGACAACACCTTTGAAGAGTGGGACATGTTCGTCGAGCACCGCTCGGTCGACTTCGGCATGGCCGAGCAGAAGATTCCGGGCGACGGCGTGGTCACCGGCTACGGAATGATCAACGGCCGCCTCGTCTTCGTGTACAGCCAGGACTTCACCGTCTTCGGCGGCGCGCTCAGCGAAGCGCACGCCGAAAAGATCTGCAAGGTGATGGACCAGGCCATGAAGGTCGGCGCACCGGTCATCGGCCTCAACGACTCCGGCGGCGCGCGCATCCAGGAGGGCGTGGCCTCGCTCGGCGGCTATGCGGACGTGTTCCAGCGCAACGTGATGGCCTCGGGCGTGGTGCCGCAGATCAGCATGATCATGGGCCCGTGCGCGGGCGGCGCGGTGTACTCGCCCGCCATGACCGACTTCATCTTCATGGTGAAGGACTCGAGCTACATGTTCGTCACCGGACCCGATGTGGTGAAGACCGTGACGCACGAGACCGTGACGGCCGAAGAGCTCGGCGGCGCCATCACCCACACCACGCGCAGCGGCGTGGCAGATATGGCGTTCGAGAACGATGTCGAGGCGCTCATGATGTTGCGCCGCCTGTACAACTACCTGCCGCTCAACAATCGCGAAAAGCCGCCCGTGCGCCTGGGCAACAACGGCCAGGGCGACCCGGCCGACCGGCCCGACTACTCGCTGGACACGCTGGTGCCCGACAACCCGAACAAGCCCTACGACATCAAGGAGCTGATCCTCAAGGTGGTCGATGACGGCGACTTCTTCGAGCTGCAGCCCGACTACGCGAAGAACATCGTGATCGGCTTTGCGCGCATGGAAGGGCAGACGGTCGGCATCGTGGCCAACCAGCCGCTGGTGCTCGCAGGCTGCCTCGACATCAAGAGCAGCATCAAGGCCGCGCGCTTCGTGCGCTTTTGCGATGCGTTCAACATTCCGGTGGTCAGCTTTGTCGATGTGCCCGGTTTCATGCCCGGCACGGGGCAGGAGTACGGCGGCATCATCAAGCACGGCGCCAAGCTGCTCTACGCCTATGCGGAATGCACGGTGCCGAAGATCACCGTCATCACGCGCAAGGCCTACGGCGGTGCGTACGACGTGATGGCTTCCAAGCACCTGCGCGGCGACGTCAACCTGGCCTGGCCGCGTGCCGAGATTGCGGTGATGGGCGCCAAGGGCGCGGTGGAAATCATCTTCCGCGAAGACAAGAACGACCCCGAGAAGCTTGCCGCGCGCGAGGCCGAATACAAGGCGCGTTTCGCCAACCCGTACGTGGCGAGTGCACGCGGCTACATCGACGACGTGATCCTGCCGCACGAAACGCGCAAGCGCATCTGCCGCTCGCTGGTGATGCTGCGCGAGAAGAAGCTCGAGAACCCGTGGCGCAAGCACGGGAACATTCCGTTGTGA
- the accC gene encoding acetyl-CoA carboxylase biotin carboxylase subunit yields MFKKILIANRGEIACRVIQTAKKMGILTVAVYSDADKEARHVELADEAVHIGAAPSRESYLQADRIIAACKQTGAEAVHPGYGFLSENEAFARKVEEEGIAFIGPKHYSIAAMGDKIASKKLANEAKVNTIPGWNDAIETAERAVEIAKDIGYPVMIKASAGGGGKGLRVAFDDKEAFEGFTSCRNEAMSSFGDDRVFIEKFVEEPRHIEIQVLGDSHGNVIYLNERECSIQRRHQKVIEEAPSPFISDATRKAMGEQAVQLAKAVKYQSAGTVEFVVGKDQSFYFLEMNTRLQVEHPVTECITGLDLVELMIRVAAGEKLPLTQAEVKRNGWAIECRINAEDPFRNFLPSTGRLVKFQPPAETMFASDTERLNGVRVDTGVYEGGEIPMYYDSMIAKLIVHGKDRQHAIARMREALNGFVIRGISSNIPFQAALLAHPKFVAGDFNTGFIAEHYGKGFHAEDVPHADPSFLVALAAYVHRRYRARASGISGQLEGHGVKVGEQFVVVELGPEGKHVHHPVSVTDFHGKTGASAVAVGDKSYKIDSGFALGAIRVQGMVNDRPFTAQVERGAGKNPLALRVSHDGTQFEAMVLSPLGARLLELMPYKAPPDLSKFLMSPMPGLLVEVSVQPGQQVRAGEKLAVIEAMKMENVLFATQDGVVGKISAGKGESLTVDQIIMEFN; encoded by the coding sequence ATGTTCAAGAAAATCCTGATCGCTAATCGCGGCGAAATCGCCTGCCGCGTGATCCAGACCGCAAAGAAGATGGGCATCCTTACCGTCGCCGTCTATTCCGACGCCGACAAGGAAGCCCGCCACGTTGAGCTGGCCGACGAGGCGGTGCACATCGGTGCCGCGCCCAGCCGCGAGAGCTACCTGCAGGCCGATCGCATCATCGCGGCCTGCAAGCAGACCGGCGCCGAGGCGGTGCACCCGGGCTACGGTTTCCTGTCCGAGAACGAAGCCTTTGCGCGCAAGGTCGAGGAAGAGGGCATTGCCTTCATCGGGCCCAAGCACTATTCGATTGCCGCCATGGGCGACAAGATCGCTTCGAAGAAGCTTGCGAACGAGGCCAAGGTCAACACCATTCCGGGCTGGAACGACGCCATCGAAACGGCCGAGCGTGCCGTCGAGATTGCCAAGGACATCGGCTACCCGGTGATGATCAAGGCCTCGGCCGGCGGCGGAGGCAAGGGGCTGCGCGTGGCTTTTGACGACAAGGAGGCCTTCGAGGGCTTTACCTCGTGCCGCAACGAAGCGATGAGCAGCTTCGGCGATGACCGCGTGTTCATCGAGAAGTTCGTCGAGGAGCCGCGCCACATCGAGATCCAGGTGCTGGGTGATTCGCATGGCAACGTCATCTACCTGAACGAGCGCGAATGCTCGATCCAGCGCCGGCACCAGAAGGTGATCGAAGAGGCGCCTTCGCCCTTCATCAGCGATGCCACGCGCAAGGCGATGGGCGAGCAGGCGGTTCAGTTGGCCAAGGCGGTGAAGTACCAGAGCGCGGGCACGGTGGAGTTTGTGGTCGGCAAGGACCAGAGCTTCTATTTCCTGGAGATGAACACGCGGCTGCAGGTGGAGCATCCGGTGACCGAGTGCATCACGGGGCTCGACCTGGTCGAACTGATGATCCGCGTGGCCGCCGGCGAGAAGCTGCCGCTGACGCAAGCCGAGGTGAAGCGCAACGGATGGGCCATCGAGTGCCGCATCAATGCCGAGGACCCGTTCCGCAACTTCCTGCCTTCGACCGGCCGCCTGGTGAAGTTCCAACCACCGGCGGAGACCATGTTTGCGAGCGACACCGAGCGGCTGAACGGCGTGCGAGTGGACACGGGCGTGTACGAAGGCGGCGAAATTCCGATGTATTACGACTCGATGATCGCCAAGCTCATCGTGCACGGCAAGGACCGGCAGCATGCGATTGCGCGCATGCGCGAGGCGCTTAACGGCTTCGTGATCCGGGGCATCAGCAGCAACATTCCATTCCAGGCGGCGCTGCTCGCGCACCCGAAGTTCGTGGCGGGCGATTTCAACACCGGCTTCATTGCCGAGCACTATGGCAAGGGCTTCCATGCGGAAGACGTGCCGCACGCAGACCCTTCGTTTCTTGTCGCGCTTGCGGCCTATGTGCATCGCCGCTACCGCGCGCGTGCCTCGGGCATCAGCGGCCAGCTCGAAGGCCATGGCGTGAAGGTGGGCGAGCAGTTCGTGGTGGTGGAGCTGGGGCCGGAAGGCAAGCATGTCCACCACCCGGTGTCGGTGACCGACTTCCATGGCAAGACGGGCGCCAGCGCCGTTGCCGTGGGCGACAAGAGCTACAAGATCGACAGCGGCTTTGCGCTGGGCGCAATTCGCGTGCAAGGCATGGTGAACGACCGGCCCTTTACCGCGCAGGTCGAGCGCGGGGCGGGCAAGAACCCGCTGGCGCTGCGCGTGTCGCACGACGGCACGCAGTTCGAAGCGATGGTGCTCTCGCCGCTGGGCGCGCGCCTGCTCGAGTTGATGCCCTACAAGGCGCCACCCGACCTGAGCAAGTTCTTGATGTCGCCAATGCCCGGCTTGCTGGTCGAGGTGTCGGTGCAGCCGGGCCAGCAGGTGCGTGCCGGCGAGAAGCTGGCCGTGATCGAGGCCATGAAAATGGAAAACGTATTGTTTGCCACGCAAGACGGTGTGGTCGGCAAAATTTCGGCGGGCAAGGGCGAGTCGCTCACCGTCGATCAAATCATTATGGAGTTCAACTGA
- the bioB gene encoding biotin synthase BioB, whose product MGANDLQQTITLHRPTKATEPQGPWSVEAIQALLDKPLMDLLFEAQTVHRQHFPEGDIELATLLSVKTGGCPENCGYCPQSAEFDTGVKAQKLMEVDEVVRAAQAAKDAGATRFCMGAAWRAPKDRDVEKVAVLVEAVKGLGMQTCATLGMLEPHHAHQLKAAGLDYYNHNLDTAPEYYTDVVDTRTYQDRLDTLAHVRSAGISVCCGGIVGMGEQPVHRAGLIAQLANLNPYPESVPINSLVRVPGTPLADSEPVDPFDFVRMIAVARITMPTARVRLSAGRQQMGDAVQALCFMAGANSIFYGDKLLVTGNPDVEADVQLLRKLGLQSRRTTTTEKVEVCA is encoded by the coding sequence ATGGGTGCCAACGACTTGCAACAGACGATCACGCTGCACCGCCCCACCAAGGCCACGGAGCCGCAGGGGCCTTGGTCGGTCGAGGCGATCCAGGCGCTGCTCGACAAGCCGCTGATGGACCTGCTGTTCGAAGCACAGACTGTGCATCGTCAGCACTTTCCCGAGGGCGACATCGAACTGGCGACGCTGCTCTCGGTGAAGACCGGCGGCTGTCCGGAGAACTGCGGCTATTGCCCGCAGTCGGCCGAGTTCGACACTGGCGTCAAGGCCCAGAAGCTCATGGAGGTCGACGAGGTGGTGCGTGCCGCACAGGCCGCCAAGGACGCCGGCGCCACGCGCTTTTGCATGGGCGCCGCGTGGCGCGCGCCGAAGGACCGCGACGTGGAGAAGGTGGCGGTGCTGGTCGAGGCCGTGAAGGGCCTGGGCATGCAGACCTGCGCCACGCTCGGCATGCTGGAGCCGCATCATGCGCACCAGCTCAAGGCCGCGGGCCTGGACTACTACAACCACAACCTCGACACCGCGCCCGAGTACTACACCGACGTGGTCGACACGCGCACTTACCAGGACCGGCTCGACACGCTGGCCCATGTGCGCAGCGCCGGCATCAGCGTGTGCTGCGGCGGCATCGTCGGCATGGGCGAGCAGCCGGTGCACCGGGCCGGGTTGATCGCGCAGTTGGCCAACCTGAATCCGTACCCTGAGTCGGTGCCGATCAACAGCCTGGTGCGTGTGCCGGGCACGCCGCTGGCCGATTCGGAGCCGGTCGACCCCTTCGACTTCGTGCGCATGATCGCGGTCGCGCGCATCACGATGCCGACGGCGCGCGTGCGCCTTTCAGCCGGGCGCCAGCAGATGGGCGATGCGGTGCAGGCCTTGTGCTTCATGGCCGGCGCCAACTCCATCTTCTATGGCGACAAGCTGCTGGTGACCGGCAACCCCGACGTGGAGGCCGACGTGCAGCTGCTGCGCAAGCTGGGCCTGCAGTCGCGCCGCACCACGACCACTGAAAAGGTAGAGGTCTGCGCATGA
- a CDS encoding VOC family protein — protein MTTTASARPFKVLGIQQIAIGGPDKMRLQKLWVDMLGLEVTGTFKSERENVDEDICSMGSGPFKVEVDLMQPLDPEKKPAVHTTPLNHVGLWIDDLPKAVEWLTAQGVRFAPGGIRQGAAGFDICFLHPKANDEFPIAGEGVLIEMVQAPPEVVTAFNALAATR, from the coding sequence ATGACAACCACGGCTTCCGCGCGTCCCTTCAAGGTGCTCGGCATCCAGCAGATCGCCATCGGCGGGCCCGACAAGATGCGGCTGCAGAAGCTCTGGGTCGACATGCTGGGGCTCGAGGTTACCGGCACCTTCAAGAGCGAGCGCGAGAACGTCGACGAGGACATCTGTTCGATGGGCAGCGGGCCGTTCAAGGTCGAGGTCGACCTGATGCAGCCGCTCGACCCGGAAAAGAAACCGGCGGTTCACACCACGCCTCTCAACCATGTGGGCTTGTGGATCGACGACCTGCCCAAGGCCGTCGAGTGGCTCACCGCGCAAGGCGTGCGTTTTGCGCCCGGCGGCATTCGCCAGGGCGCGGCGGGTTTCGACATCTGCTTTCTGCATCCGAAGGCGAACGACGAATTTCCGATTGCGGGCGAGGGCGTGTTGATAGAGATGGTGCAGGCGCCGCCCGAGGTGGTGACGGCGTTCAACGCGTTGGCCGCTACGCGTTGA
- a CDS encoding Lrp/AsnC family transcriptional regulator: protein MDFTFNPALDAHDTRILAELQSDARLTMAELGRRVHLSQPAVTERVKKLEAAGVISGYRATVNLGKLGYGIRAIIRVGRADYARVVELVQQTPECVNAYNVTGDDSWILEIAVIDVSHLDAVVTKFCILTETATSIILNPAREHQPMLPPQRSDVKPPIKKVLNA, encoded by the coding sequence ATGGACTTCACCTTCAACCCCGCGCTGGATGCCCATGACACCCGCATCCTGGCCGAACTGCAGAGCGATGCGCGTCTCACCATGGCCGAGCTCGGCCGCCGCGTGCACTTGAGCCAGCCGGCAGTGACCGAGCGCGTGAAAAAGCTCGAGGCTGCGGGCGTGATCAGCGGCTACCGCGCCACCGTGAATCTCGGCAAGCTGGGCTACGGCATCCGCGCGATCATCCGCGTGGGCCGGGCCGACTACGCGCGCGTGGTCGAACTGGTTCAGCAGACGCCAGAGTGCGTCAACGCCTACAACGTGACCGGCGACGACAGCTGGATTCTCGAGATTGCGGTCATCGACGTGAGCCACCTCGATGCGGTGGTCACCAAGTTCTGCATCCTCACCGAAACGGCCACCTCGATCATTTTGAACCCGGCGCGCGAGCACCAGCCGATGCTGCCGCCTCAGCGCTCCGATGTGAAGCCGCCGATCAAGAAGGTGCTCAACGCGTAG